Proteins co-encoded in one Arthrobacter globiformis genomic window:
- a CDS encoding electron transfer flavoprotein subunit alpha/FixB family protein: MANVLVFIDNPGQALKKSSLELLTIASSLGETAVAVNGELTDDAAASLGAYGAATVFRPSATDLDDYLVAPKAAFLAAVADKSGATTVLLENSPEGKEIAARLGIRLSAGVITDVVAVDADGTAHKSVLAGSYTTTAKATTAVTVLSVKANSVDPEPATAPGTPETVTIDAPADATATAARITSREQKVASGRPDLTDARIVVAGGRGLDGDFGPVEELADALGAAVGASRAATDAGWISHDAQVGQTGKTVSPQLYISAGISGAIQQKAGMQTAKVIVAVNKDAESPVFEIADFGIVGDLFQVLPQATEEIKKRKG, encoded by the coding sequence ATGGCAAACGTACTGGTATTCATTGACAACCCCGGGCAGGCTCTCAAGAAGAGCAGCCTGGAACTCCTCACCATCGCCAGCTCGCTCGGGGAAACCGCCGTGGCGGTCAACGGCGAACTGACCGACGACGCCGCCGCCAGCCTGGGTGCCTACGGTGCGGCCACCGTCTTCCGGCCGTCCGCAACGGACCTCGACGACTACCTCGTTGCGCCGAAGGCCGCCTTCCTGGCTGCCGTGGCGGACAAGTCCGGTGCCACCACCGTCCTGCTCGAGAACTCGCCCGAGGGCAAGGAAATCGCGGCGCGGCTCGGCATCCGGCTCAGCGCCGGCGTCATCACCGACGTCGTCGCGGTCGACGCCGACGGCACCGCCCACAAGTCGGTGCTCGCCGGCTCATACACCACGACGGCGAAGGCCACCACCGCAGTCACCGTGCTGTCCGTGAAGGCAAACTCCGTGGACCCCGAACCCGCTACGGCCCCCGGCACACCCGAAACGGTGACCATTGACGCTCCCGCCGACGCAACCGCCACGGCTGCCCGCATCACCTCCCGGGAACAGAAGGTTGCCAGCGGCCGCCCCGACCTCACCGATGCGCGTATCGTGGTGGCCGGCGGACGCGGCCTCGACGGCGACTTCGGCCCCGTGGAGGAGCTGGCGGATGCCCTAGGTGCGGCCGTGGGCGCATCCCGCGCGGCAACGGACGCCGGCTGGATCAGCCACGACGCCCAGGTCGGCCAGACCGGCAAGACCGTCTCGCCGCAGCTCTACATTTCCGCCGGCATCTCCGGCGCCATCCAGCAGAAGGCCGGCATGCAGACCGCCAAGGTGATCGTCGCCGTGAACAAGGACGCCGAATCGCCCGTGTTCGAAATCGCGGACTTCGGCATCGTCGGCGATCTCTTCCAGGTGCTGCCGCAGGCAACTGAAGAAATCAAGAAGCGCAAGGGCTGA
- a CDS encoding electron transfer flavoprotein subunit beta/FixA family protein: MKIVVLVKHVPDAQFDRHLSGEGHTTDRDESILSELDEYALEAALQLAEARGGAKAGNKVIALSMGPAGAVNAIKKSLQIGATEGVHLTDAALAGSDAAATSLALAAAVRHLGADTPVDLVLTGMASTDGETSLVPAQLAERLGLPQVTFASSLDVDGGRVSARRDADTHSETVEASLPAVVSVTDQINEPRYPNFKGIIAAKRKSITTLSLADIGVDSSQVGHAGSWTRVTAAEERPPRTAGTIITDEGDAGIKLVDFLAAQKLL; encoded by the coding sequence TTGAAGATCGTCGTCCTGGTCAAGCATGTGCCGGACGCCCAGTTCGACCGGCACCTCAGCGGCGAGGGCCACACCACGGACCGCGACGAGAGCATCCTGTCTGAACTGGATGAGTATGCCCTGGAGGCCGCGCTGCAGCTTGCCGAAGCGCGCGGGGGTGCCAAGGCCGGCAACAAGGTGATCGCTTTGAGCATGGGACCTGCCGGTGCCGTGAACGCCATCAAGAAGTCCCTGCAGATCGGCGCCACCGAAGGCGTGCACCTCACCGACGCCGCGCTCGCAGGCTCGGACGCAGCGGCAACCTCCCTGGCGCTCGCAGCTGCCGTCCGCCACCTCGGCGCGGACACCCCCGTGGACCTCGTGCTGACCGGCATGGCCTCCACCGACGGCGAGACGTCCCTGGTGCCCGCGCAGCTCGCCGAGCGTCTGGGTCTTCCGCAGGTTACCTTCGCCTCCTCCCTGGACGTGGACGGCGGACGTGTCTCGGCACGCCGCGATGCGGACACCCACTCGGAGACGGTTGAGGCGTCCCTGCCCGCAGTGGTCTCGGTGACCGACCAGATCAACGAGCCGCGCTACCCCAACTTCAAGGGCATCATCGCGGCCAAGCGCAAGAGCATCACCACCCTTTCCCTGGCTGACATCGGAGTCGATTCCTCCCAGGTGGGCCACGCCGGATCCTGGACGCGCGTGACGGCCGCCGAGGAACGCCCGCCGCGCACTGCCGGCACCATCATCACGGACGAAGGCGACGCCGGCATCAAGCTGGTTGACTTCCTGGCCGCCCAGAAGCTGCTCTAA
- a CDS encoding S1C family serine protease translates to MTEHPVPGAAPENRDPSGRPVDPTPRPEPAEGLQPPAQQDGEYRTAGGSENPTVRLDSDRNPTRPLYRPAQDAGQPSEGQPRGVQADEGRPYGSPGENRERPQQQRSGNPHPVYPQHAPFYGQQSAPATQPIGPQYSQHNNHSAFQDSRANQPKRKATFGVGTLVASILAAGLVGGGVATVGAGNLFDAGSAPAVSSGSQPGTVIVNNQDSVNEITAAAVKASPSVVTIKATNGSEGGTGSGVILDDQGHILTNTHVVTLDGTAASADIEIRTNDGRVLTAKVVGTDPLSDLAVIKVDNPSGLTPAVLGDSSKLNVGDTAVAIGSPLGLTGTVTDGIVSTLNRTISVASSAAPKQGTDNSQGGDQGFEFAPPGQGQSQNPASKGSISINVIQTDAAINPGNSGGALVNSKGEVIGVNVAIASAGGSSAASGTGNIGVGFSIPINNAKRVAQEIIDNGKATHGQLGVSVQEKSASASGFSTGADVASVEQGSAAAKAGIKVGDVVTRFNDLAISDPNQLTAAVREQPSGSSVKITVLRNGREQQLDVTLGAAAEQ, encoded by the coding sequence ATGACTGAGCACCCAGTACCGGGCGCAGCACCTGAGAACCGAGATCCTTCAGGGCGCCCTGTTGATCCGACCCCTCGGCCTGAGCCCGCCGAGGGTCTCCAGCCTCCTGCGCAGCAGGACGGCGAATACCGCACAGCCGGCGGTTCCGAGAACCCCACGGTGCGCCTTGACTCCGATCGCAACCCCACCCGGCCGTTGTACCGGCCCGCACAGGACGCAGGCCAACCAAGCGAAGGCCAGCCCCGGGGAGTCCAGGCAGATGAAGGCCGGCCGTATGGCAGCCCCGGGGAGAACCGCGAACGCCCGCAGCAGCAGCGCTCCGGCAATCCGCACCCCGTTTACCCCCAGCATGCCCCCTTCTACGGCCAGCAGTCGGCGCCCGCGACGCAACCAATCGGTCCCCAGTACTCCCAGCACAACAATCATTCCGCTTTCCAGGACAGCCGTGCCAACCAGCCCAAGCGCAAGGCGACGTTCGGCGTCGGCACGCTCGTGGCCAGCATCCTGGCCGCAGGGCTCGTGGGCGGCGGCGTTGCGACGGTAGGCGCCGGCAACCTGTTCGACGCCGGCTCTGCGCCGGCTGTCAGTTCCGGCAGCCAGCCCGGTACGGTGATCGTCAACAACCAGGACTCGGTCAATGAGATCACGGCAGCAGCGGTCAAGGCATCCCCGAGCGTTGTGACCATCAAGGCCACCAATGGCAGCGAGGGCGGCACGGGCTCGGGAGTCATCCTCGACGACCAGGGTCACATTCTCACCAACACCCACGTGGTGACGCTGGACGGGACGGCCGCGAGCGCAGACATTGAAATCCGCACCAACGACGGGCGCGTGCTCACCGCCAAGGTCGTTGGCACAGACCCGCTCTCCGACCTTGCGGTCATCAAGGTGGACAATCCGTCCGGCCTCACGCCGGCAGTGCTGGGTGATTCCAGCAAGCTGAACGTCGGGGACACGGCTGTTGCCATCGGTTCGCCGCTCGGCCTGACCGGCACGGTGACGGACGGCATCGTCTCCACGCTCAACAGGACCATCAGCGTGGCGTCCTCGGCGGCGCCCAAGCAAGGGACAGACAATTCGCAGGGCGGTGACCAGGGATTTGAGTTCGCTCCTCCGGGCCAGGGGCAGAGCCAGAACCCGGCCAGCAAAGGATCAATTTCCATCAACGTCATCCAGACAGATGCGGCCATCAACCCGGGCAACTCCGGTGGCGCGCTGGTGAACAGCAAGGGTGAAGTGATCGGTGTCAACGTCGCGATTGCCTCCGCCGGTGGCAGCTCCGCGGCAAGCGGAACAGGCAACATCGGCGTGGGCTTCAGCATCCCGATCAACAATGCAAAGCGCGTGGCGCAGGAAATCATCGACAACGGCAAGGCCACCCACGGCCAGCTTGGCGTGAGTGTCCAGGAGAAGTCGGCATCCGCATCCGGGTTCTCAACGGGTGCCGATGTGGCCTCGGTGGAGCAGGGCTCGGCGGCGGCCAAGGCAGGGATCAAGGTGGGCGATGTGGTGACCCGCTTCAATGACCTGGCCATTAGTGACCCGAACCAGCTGACGGCTGCCGTCCGCGAGCAGCCATCCGGTTCCTCGGTGAAGATCACGGTCCTGCGCAACGGCCGCGAGCAGCAGCTGGACGTCACGCTCGGCGCAGCCGCAGAGCAGTAG
- a CDS encoding TPM domain-containing protein: MRSMLKRVLAVIGLTAMLAAPAAAAWAEDPVNIPSGQNIVDDANVLGSRKGEVEDSIQKLLKDHKYNLYVVTVKSFSNPADPKSWGQAVATQKGMGRADVLLAISTEGRYYFAPNSASAIASKTGNITQNAIATNLGGGKKDFAQAAIDTAAAIGDAAGGGSGTVPSGAGAGTAILVGAGVVAAGGAGTYLYLRNRRKKAGQASSASYGPQGAELDPLAGMSIEDLRRKSGSLLIEADDAIKTSEQELGFAEAQYGEAAVGNFTKALQEAKAHMSESFKLQQQLDDHIPDTEEQQRSWLGEIIRRSEAALASLQEQKADFDSLRELEKNAPQALAAVDAGASEADAKIARADQTLAELRGKYADSALAQISDNITQAKERLAFVQNASATAREKLAAGEGSLAAVAVRASEESLHQTNVLLDAISKVAGNLDSARQGLESAVVDTSQDLAQARAMIQSGAHPELEGPVAGVEAALARVKSEIQSGKIDPIATLERVESAHQSLDNALGGIRDQQEQARRAQASLQQTIMSAQAQISATSDYITARRGGVGTEARTRLAEAQRNLDYALSISRNDPVTALTYAQQAHALAAQAAQLAQSDVDSFGYANQGYGQGYGRGGMFGGGGGGGLGGAILGGILINSILNGGSGGGWGGGHSDGGGWGGDSGGGDFGGGDFGGGDFGGGDSGSF, from the coding sequence ATGCGGTCAATGTTGAAACGTGTTCTCGCCGTGATCGGCCTGACGGCAATGCTGGCGGCTCCGGCCGCGGCGGCCTGGGCCGAGGATCCGGTGAACATCCCCTCCGGCCAAAACATTGTCGACGACGCGAATGTCCTCGGCAGCCGCAAGGGCGAAGTTGAGGACTCGATCCAGAAGCTCCTCAAGGACCACAAGTACAACCTGTACGTGGTCACCGTGAAATCATTCAGCAACCCCGCTGATCCCAAGTCGTGGGGACAGGCGGTGGCCACCCAGAAGGGTATGGGACGTGCTGACGTCTTGCTGGCTATCTCCACCGAGGGGCGTTACTACTTCGCTCCAAACTCGGCAAGCGCCATAGCGTCGAAGACCGGGAACATCACGCAAAATGCAATCGCAACAAACCTCGGCGGCGGCAAGAAGGACTTTGCCCAAGCTGCAATTGACACTGCGGCCGCCATCGGTGACGCCGCGGGCGGCGGAAGCGGAACAGTCCCGTCGGGTGCCGGTGCGGGCACGGCCATCCTCGTTGGCGCCGGAGTCGTCGCAGCTGGCGGCGCGGGCACGTATCTTTACCTGCGCAACAGGCGCAAGAAGGCCGGCCAGGCGTCCAGTGCAAGCTACGGCCCGCAGGGCGCCGAACTCGATCCCCTGGCCGGCATGAGCATCGAGGACCTGCGCAGGAAGAGCGGTTCCCTGCTGATTGAGGCAGACGACGCGATCAAGACGAGCGAGCAGGAACTGGGCTTCGCCGAGGCGCAATACGGGGAAGCGGCCGTGGGCAACTTCACCAAGGCGCTCCAGGAGGCGAAGGCGCACATGTCCGAGTCGTTCAAGCTGCAGCAGCAGCTGGACGACCACATCCCCGATACCGAAGAACAGCAGCGAAGCTGGCTCGGCGAAATCATCCGGAGGTCGGAGGCTGCGCTGGCATCGCTGCAGGAGCAGAAGGCGGACTTCGACTCGCTGCGCGAGCTCGAGAAGAATGCGCCGCAGGCCCTCGCCGCAGTGGACGCCGGCGCCTCGGAGGCTGATGCGAAGATCGCCCGGGCTGACCAGACCCTGGCGGAGCTTCGGGGCAAGTATGCGGACAGCGCCCTCGCCCAAATATCGGACAACATCACGCAGGCCAAGGAACGGCTGGCCTTCGTTCAGAACGCCAGCGCCACGGCCCGCGAAAAGCTTGCCGCCGGAGAGGGGAGCCTCGCAGCCGTCGCCGTCCGTGCATCCGAGGAGAGCCTGCACCAGACAAACGTGCTGCTGGATGCAATCTCCAAGGTGGCCGGCAACCTGGACTCGGCCCGCCAGGGACTCGAATCCGCTGTTGTGGACACATCACAGGACCTCGCCCAGGCGCGGGCCATGATCCAGTCCGGCGCCCACCCGGAGCTTGAGGGTCCCGTGGCCGGAGTCGAAGCGGCCCTCGCCCGCGTCAAGAGCGAAATCCAGAGCGGCAAGATCGATCCCATCGCCACCCTCGAGCGGGTTGAGTCGGCGCACCAGTCACTGGACAATGCCCTGGGTGGGATCAGGGACCAACAGGAGCAGGCACGCAGGGCGCAGGCTTCACTGCAGCAGACCATCATGTCGGCGCAGGCCCAGATCAGTGCTACCTCGGACTACATCACGGCCCGCCGCGGCGGTGTCGGCACGGAGGCCCGGACCCGCCTGGCGGAAGCCCAGCGCAACCTCGATTACGCGCTGTCCATCTCCCGCAACGACCCCGTGACCGCGCTGACCTACGCGCAACAGGCGCACGCGCTGGCTGCCCAGGCGGCCCAGCTGGCCCAGTCCGACGTCGACAGTTTCGGCTACGCCAACCAGGGGTACGGCCAGGGATACGGGCGGGGCGGCATGTTCGGCGGCGGCGGAGGCGGCGGCCTTGGCGGTGCCATCCTTGGCGGCATCCTCATCAATTCCATCCTCAATGGCGGCAGCGGCGGTGGCTGGGGTGGTGGACACAGCGACGGCGGCGGCTGGGGCGGCGACTCCGGCGGAGGTGACTTCGGTGGAGGTGACTTCGGCGGGGGCGACTTCGGCGGCGGCGACTCGGGAAGTTTCTAG
- a CDS encoding PspA/IM30 family protein, whose amino-acid sequence MKQSIFGRMAQLAKANINSLLDQAEDPQKMLDQMVRDYTNNIAEAESAVAQTIGNLRMLQDDYNEDIKNAQDWGQKALAASRKADEFRSAGNPADAQKFDNLAKVALQRQMSSENEAKAAEPSIASQTEVVDRLKTGLDQMKGKLNQLTSKRNELVARSKTAAAQSQVHDALKSIDFMDPTSEVGRFEEKIRREEAKVRGQQELAASSLDAQFNQLEDLGEQTEIEARLAALKSGNAKPAIAAGETASSASTSTVDEADFDKL is encoded by the coding sequence ATGAAGCAGTCCATTTTCGGCCGCATGGCGCAGCTGGCAAAGGCAAACATCAATTCGCTGCTTGACCAGGCCGAGGACCCGCAGAAGATGCTGGACCAGATGGTCCGGGACTACACCAACAACATTGCCGAAGCCGAGTCCGCGGTGGCCCAGACCATCGGAAACCTGCGCATGCTCCAGGACGACTACAACGAGGACATCAAGAACGCTCAGGACTGGGGTCAAAAGGCCTTGGCGGCGTCCCGCAAGGCAGATGAGTTCCGCAGCGCCGGTAACCCGGCCGACGCCCAGAAATTCGACAATCTTGCTAAAGTCGCCCTGCAGCGCCAGATGTCGTCGGAAAACGAGGCAAAGGCAGCTGAACCGAGTATCGCGTCCCAGACCGAGGTGGTGGACCGGCTTAAGACCGGGCTGGACCAGATGAAGGGAAAGCTGAACCAGCTCACCAGCAAGCGCAACGAACTCGTGGCCCGTTCCAAGACGGCTGCCGCTCAGTCACAGGTTCACGACGCGCTCAAGAGCATCGATTTCATGGATCCCACCAGCGAGGTCGGCCGCTTCGAGGAGAAAATTCGCCGCGAAGAGGCCAAGGTCCGCGGCCAGCAGGAGCTTGCCGCTTCGAGCCTCGATGCCCAGTTCAACCAGCTTGAGGACCTCGGCGAGCAGACCGAAATCGAGGCGCGGCTCGCGGCGCTGAAGTCTGGCAATGCCAAACCGGCCATCGCAGCCGGGGAAACGGCGTCCTCCGCTTCCACGTCCACCGTGGACGAGGCGGACTTCGACAAGCTGTAA
- a CDS encoding cytochrome b/b6 domain-containing protein → MSTTKNKSGTARGKRARLYWAVPAALVALVLVVLLAKWVTGLPDVRSFVADYPGHSELPAGAPVGFPAWLAWQHFLNAFFLLLIIRSGWQVRTTTRPGGYWTRNNKGLIRTRMAPTKISLELWFHLTLDALWILNGLVFVILLFATGQWTRIVPTSWDVFPNAVSAALQYASLNWPTENGWVNYNALQLLTYFATVFIAAPLAFITGLRMSAAWPKKATGLNKAFPIEAARAVHFPVMIYFVAFIVVHVFLVLATGALRNLNHMYGGSDDVSWVGFWFFVASVAVMVAAWFLARPLFLRPIASLMGKVTSR, encoded by the coding sequence ATGTCCACAACGAAGAACAAGTCCGGCACTGCCAGGGGCAAGCGCGCCAGGCTGTACTGGGCGGTGCCTGCAGCGCTCGTGGCCCTGGTGCTGGTGGTGCTCCTCGCAAAGTGGGTCACCGGCCTGCCTGACGTTCGCTCGTTCGTTGCGGACTACCCGGGGCATTCGGAGCTTCCCGCCGGCGCCCCCGTCGGCTTCCCCGCCTGGCTGGCCTGGCAGCATTTCCTGAACGCCTTCTTCCTGCTGCTCATCATCCGTTCGGGCTGGCAGGTCCGCACCACCACCCGCCCCGGCGGCTACTGGACCCGAAACAACAAGGGCCTCATCAGGACCAGGATGGCTCCCACCAAGATCAGCCTGGAACTCTGGTTCCACCTGACACTGGATGCGCTGTGGATCCTGAACGGGCTCGTCTTTGTGATCCTGCTTTTTGCAACCGGCCAGTGGACCCGGATCGTCCCCACATCCTGGGATGTTTTCCCGAATGCCGTCTCGGCCGCCCTGCAGTACGCTTCGCTGAACTGGCCCACGGAGAACGGCTGGGTCAACTACAACGCCCTGCAGCTGCTGACCTACTTCGCCACGGTGTTCATCGCTGCTCCGCTGGCCTTCATCACGGGCCTGCGGATGTCCGCCGCGTGGCCTAAAAAGGCCACCGGGCTGAACAAGGCCTTCCCCATCGAGGCCGCCCGCGCAGTGCACTTCCCGGTGATGATCTACTTCGTGGCCTTCATCGTGGTGCACGTATTCCTGGTCCTGGCGACCGGCGCGCTCCGGAACCTCAACCACATGTACGGCGGCAGCGACGACGTGAGCTGGGTCGGCTTCTGGTTCTTCGTTGCGTCAGTTGCGGTAATGGTCGCAGCGTGGTTCCTGGCCCGGCCGCTGTTCCTGCGACCCATCGCCTCCCTCATGGGCAAGGTCACCAGCCGCTAG
- a CDS encoding UPF0182 family membrane protein: MSRPASPTPPGKLQTRRGALTPTLIVVALVVVGFIFFANVWTDVLWYQQLGYFEVFLTENLARIGIFATGFLIMFAAVFYAIRIAYHARPVYAPDSEIRDNLNRYQAQLEPVRRVVMTGLPVLFGLFAGSAASSQWQKVMLFFNQESFGQKDPEFGLDIGFYLMTLPFLGFVTGFLISVAIVAGIAGILTHYLYGSIRIMERGIFTSRAAQIHLAVTGASFLILLGINFWLDRYSALQNSGGRWAGALYTDVNAVIPTKAILAVAAALVAILFIVAAIIGKWRLPVIGTAMLVITSILAGGVYPWVIQQFQVRPSEQTLERKYIERNIGMTRAAYGLDQVKVERYNATTTTTAGALAPDAQTTANIRLLDPNLISDAFSQLEQFRPYYQFPKALNVDRYMVDGKVQDTVIAVRELNPDGLSADQQSWLNRHVVYTHGYGVVAAKGNKFTADGKPEFLQSGIPSTGVLGNDETYEPRIYFGEDSPEYSIVGAPEGAPHREQDRPASKEGGETQYTFTGNGGPNVGSFFNKVLYSIKFQSSDLLLSDGVNDASQILYERNPRERVQKVAPYLTVDGNAYPAVVDGRVKWIVDGYTTSQYYPYSQQEQLSDATTDSQTTAGRNVALPNSSVNYIRNSVKATVDAYDGSVTLYAWDEQDPLLKAWQKVFPSTLKPYSEMSAAVMSHVRYPEDLFKVQRELLGRYHVTDPVSFYKNDDAWSVPNDPTVSQEVKQPPFYMSLQMPDQKTPAFQLTSSYIPQVVNNNARNVLYGFLAADSDAGSKKGVKADSYGQLRLLQVPPEAQVPGPGQAQNKFNSDPAVSQALNLLRQGASDVLNGNLLTLPAARGMLYIQPVYLKSTGETSYPTLQRVLVAFGDKIGFAPTLDEALNQLFGGRSGAQAGDSPNNGKTPTTPGGGTTPPPTGSADAKAALKAALDEANAAIKAGQEALAKGDFAAYGEQQKKLSAALKKALDAEARLGTGTASSPTSPSATPTPSPSS, encoded by the coding sequence TTGTCCCGTCCTGCCAGCCCCACCCCGCCCGGAAAACTCCAGACAAGGCGCGGTGCGTTGACGCCCACGCTCATCGTTGTTGCGCTGGTTGTTGTCGGGTTCATCTTCTTCGCCAATGTGTGGACGGATGTCCTGTGGTACCAGCAGCTTGGCTATTTCGAGGTGTTCCTGACTGAGAACCTGGCGAGGATCGGCATTTTTGCCACCGGCTTCCTCATCATGTTCGCGGCCGTGTTTTACGCGATCCGCATCGCCTACCACGCCCGCCCGGTGTACGCGCCGGACTCCGAAATCCGGGATAACCTCAACCGCTACCAGGCGCAGCTGGAACCCGTACGGCGGGTGGTCATGACCGGGCTGCCCGTGCTGTTCGGGCTCTTCGCCGGCAGCGCCGCCTCGAGCCAGTGGCAGAAGGTCATGCTGTTCTTCAACCAGGAGTCCTTCGGCCAGAAAGATCCGGAGTTCGGGCTCGACATCGGCTTCTACCTGATGACGCTGCCGTTCCTCGGCTTCGTCACCGGGTTCCTGATCAGCGTGGCAATCGTGGCCGGCATCGCGGGCATCCTCACGCACTACCTCTACGGCAGCATCAGGATCATGGAACGCGGCATCTTCACGAGCCGTGCCGCGCAGATCCACCTCGCCGTCACCGGCGCCTCATTCCTGATCCTGCTGGGCATCAACTTCTGGCTGGACCGGTACTCCGCTCTGCAGAACAGCGGCGGCCGCTGGGCGGGCGCCCTGTACACCGACGTCAACGCCGTGATCCCCACGAAGGCGATCCTTGCCGTGGCGGCGGCCCTCGTGGCCATCCTCTTCATCGTCGCAGCCATTATTGGCAAATGGCGGCTTCCGGTCATCGGTACGGCGATGCTGGTCATCACCTCCATCCTGGCCGGCGGCGTCTACCCGTGGGTCATCCAGCAGTTCCAGGTCCGCCCGTCCGAGCAGACCCTGGAACGGAAGTACATCGAGCGCAACATCGGCATGACCCGGGCAGCCTACGGCCTGGACCAGGTAAAGGTGGAGCGGTACAACGCCACCACCACCACCACGGCCGGCGCCCTGGCCCCGGATGCGCAGACCACGGCCAACATCCGGCTCCTGGACCCGAACCTCATCTCTGACGCCTTCTCGCAGCTTGAGCAGTTCCGCCCGTACTACCAGTTCCCCAAAGCGCTCAACGTCGACCGGTACATGGTGGACGGCAAGGTGCAGGACACCGTCATCGCCGTGCGCGAGCTGAACCCGGACGGCCTCAGCGCCGACCAGCAGTCCTGGCTCAACCGCCACGTCGTCTACACCCACGGCTACGGTGTTGTTGCCGCGAAGGGCAACAAGTTCACGGCAGACGGAAAGCCGGAGTTCCTGCAGTCCGGCATCCCGTCCACCGGCGTCCTCGGCAACGACGAGACCTACGAACCCCGCATCTACTTCGGCGAGGACTCCCCGGAATACTCGATCGTGGGTGCCCCGGAAGGCGCACCGCACCGCGAGCAGGACCGCCCGGCGTCGAAGGAGGGCGGCGAAACGCAGTACACCTTCACCGGAAACGGCGGCCCGAACGTTGGCAGCTTCTTCAACAAGGTCCTGTACTCGATCAAGTTCCAGTCCTCGGACCTGCTGCTGTCCGACGGCGTGAACGACGCGTCCCAGATCCTGTACGAACGCAACCCGCGGGAACGCGTGCAGAAGGTGGCTCCCTACCTGACGGTCGACGGCAACGCCTACCCCGCCGTCGTTGACGGCCGGGTCAAGTGGATCGTGGACGGCTACACCACTAGCCAGTACTACCCGTACTCGCAGCAGGAACAGCTTTCCGACGCCACCACCGATTCGCAGACCACCGCCGGCCGCAATGTGGCGCTGCCCAACAGCTCCGTCAACTACATCCGCAACTCGGTCAAGGCCACCGTGGATGCCTACGACGGTTCCGTCACGCTCTATGCGTGGGATGAACAGGATCCCCTCCTGAAGGCCTGGCAGAAGGTGTTCCCTTCCACCCTGAAGCCTTATTCGGAGATGTCCGCCGCTGTCATGAGCCACGTCCGCTACCCGGAGGACCTGTTCAAGGTCCAGCGTGAGCTGCTGGGGCGCTACCACGTGACGGACCCCGTGAGCTTCTACAAGAACGACGACGCCTGGAGCGTTCCGAACGATCCCACCGTGTCCCAGGAGGTCAAGCAGCCGCCGTTCTACATGTCGCTGCAGATGCCGGACCAGAAGACTCCTGCGTTCCAGCTGACGTCGTCCTACATTCCGCAGGTGGTCAACAACAATGCCCGCAACGTCCTTTACGGCTTCCTCGCGGCCGATTCCGACGCCGGTTCGAAGAAGGGCGTGAAGGCGGACAGCTACGGGCAGCTCAGGCTCCTGCAGGTTCCGCCCGAAGCCCAGGTGCCCGGCCCCGGCCAGGCGCAGAACAAGTTCAACTCGGATCCTGCAGTCTCACAGGCGCTGAACCTGCTGCGGCAGGGTGCATCGGATGTGCTTAACGGCAACCTGCTGACACTTCCCGCCGCCCGGGGCATGCTATACATCCAGCCCGTCTACCTCAAGTCCACGGGTGAGACCTCCTACCCGACACTGCAGAGGGTGCTCGTTGCCTTTGGCGACAAGATCGGCTTCGCCCCCACCCTGGACGAGGCCCTCAACCAGCTGTTTGGGGGCCGGTCCGGAGCCCAGGCCGGAGACTCGCCGAACAACGGCAAGACACCGACGACTCCGGGCGGCGGGACCACACCGCCTCCAACGGGTTCGGCGGATGCCAAGGCAGCGCTGAAGGCAGCCCTGGATGAAGCCAATGCGGCCATAAAGGCCGGCCAGGAAGCACTGGCGAAGGGTGACTTTGCGGCGTACGGCGAGCAGCAGAAGAAGCTGTCAGCGGCGCTGAAGAAGGCGCTCGACGCCGAGGCGAGGCTTGGCACCGGAACTGCCAGCAGCCCGACGTCGCCGTCCGCGACGCCGACGCCGTCACCCAGCAGCTGA